AAATTAATAGTTGCCGATCCTGTTAGAATTAAATTAGCTGAAATTGCAGATTGTTATCTTCAAATTCAACCAGGTTCAAATACTGCTCTTTTAAATGGAATGATGAACTACATAATAGAAAACAACCTCCAGGATCAGGAGTATATAGATAAAAAAGTTGATAATTTTGAGTTCTTAAAGAAAACTGTAAAGGAATATACATTAGAAAAAACATCGGAAATATGCGGCGTAGAAGCAGAACTTATTGCAAAAGCTGCTAGAATATACGCTGAAAGTCCTGCTGCAGGTCTTTACTATGCCATGGGAATTACACAACATTCAACAGGTGTTAATAATGTAAAATCTTGTGTAAACTTGGCTCTGACTTGTGGAAATATAGGAAAAGCCAATGCCGGTGTTAATCCTCTAAGGGGGCAAAATAATGTTCAGGGAGCCTGCGATATGGGAGCTCTTCCAAATAAATTCCCTGGTTATCAAAATGTTATCGATTCAGAAGCTATAGATAAATTTGAAACTGCATGGAATACAAAACTTAGTACAACTAATGGGATGAGATTACCAGAAATGATGGATAAGGCTGCAAATGGAGAGTTAGGATTTATGTATATTGTAGGAGAAAATCCTATGATCTCTGATCCCGACACACATCATGTAACTAAGGCATTAAAAACCGTAGATTGTTTAGTTGTACAAGACATATTCTTAACAGAAACAGCTGAATTGGCAGATGTCGTATTACCTGCTGCTACATTTGCTGAAAAAGATGGAACATTTACAAATACTGAAAGAAGAGTTCAAAGGGTAAGAAGAGCTATCGATCCAATTGGAAATTCTAAACCAGATTGGATGATCTTTAGTGAACTCCTAGAAACATTTGGATTGTCTCCTAAAAATAAATACAATAATTCTAAAGATATATTTGAAGAGTTGTCATCTTTAACTCCTCAATACAATGGAATTTCATACGACAGGATCGATTCTTTGGGATTACAATGGCCTTGTCCTACAAAAGACCATCCAGGAACTAAATTTTTACATAAGGATAAGTTTATGAAAGGTGAAAAAGTAGAATTTATGCCTGTAAAATATATAGATCCAATAGAGAAAGCAACTGAAGAATATCCTATCACAATGACAACAGGAAGGATATTAGAGCATTATCATACCAGGACTATGACAATGAAAACCGATGAAATAGATAAGGAGTTTAAATCCAGCTGGTTGAGTCTTTCTCCTGAATTAGCTGAGGAGTTAAAGATAGAAGATAAAGATAATATCGTTGTTGAATCACCTAGGGGAAAAATATTTACTGTAGCCAATATATCCAATGATGTTTCTGGTAAAACAGTATTTATGCCATTCCATTTTGGAAATGGAGCAAATGTATTAACAAATGGTCAAGCCTTGGATCCTATATGCAGCATACCTGAATTAAAAGTTACTGCTATAAATATCTCTAAAGCTTAATTTAATTTTTTTATTAGAATGAATAGAACTAAAAAAGGTGGATTGCAAAAACAATCCACCTTTTTTTAAATTTGGCACTCTCCTCTTCCTTCTCATTCCTTATATATAGAATAGGATTTAATTTGAATGAGTAAAGAACTTCTGTAAAAGTAGGATCACCTTCAAAATTAAAAAATCTTTGGTTCTAGCTTTAATTCCTTTTTCTAAATGTTATCCTACTCCCCAGAATATCTCTTACGAGTTTCGTCGTACTTATCATGCCCGTCAGGCACCCCACTAAGAAACGGGGATCCATGATCCGACTCTATAACATTATTTAGAAAAAGTCTGCTTTTCTTTCGTTCATTTCTTTTTCAGATAAAAAGAAAGAACCCGTATTAAAGATGGAATCTTTAGAAACTTTTTATTTTTTTGAATATATACTTTGAGTCCCATTCTAAATAAACATCTGTAATTATCAGAGCTCTTTCCGTGTTCGCAAGATTCTTAGGTGCAACAGCACCCCTCTATCTCAAAATCCTATGTTTACAAAGTAAACTACTAGCATTTTGGTGATACTCTTTACGAGTAGAAGTCTTGGTGATGCCCTTTACGGGTAGTGCGACAGCATCTGCATTCTATTTCTTTTAGATTATATAAACTAGAATCCTTACAGTAACCTTTTATTAAATAAACCTATCTATTAAAGCCTTAGTATATTTTCTAAAATCTCCTAAGTGTTCCTTTACTACAATCTCAACTATAGTATAATCAATCCTTTGGTATTGATGTACTGCGACATTTCTAAATCCTACCATTCCCTTCATAGCCTTAAAGATATCTTCACCTATGATCCCTTCCTCTTTTAAGAGAGTAAAAGCTCCTACACTGTCTTTTGGAATTCCTAAACTGAGTTCCGCAACTAAAAACATAGCAAGATCTATACTCTGCTGGCAGGCTCTTTGAAGGTTTAAAACAATTATGTCCTGGATATCATAATCTTCCATATCAAAATTTGACATAGCTAGCTTCTCTTCTATCCTTTTTAAACATTTTTCTATCGATTCTATCTTTACTAAGATTACTTCTTCCATACATGACCCCTTTTTTTTATACTTTTTTTTACGATATCTATATCTTCTTTATATTGATAGTAACAGGATATAACTGCGTATTTAAATTCATCTCTTTCCAACTTAGTCCTGCAAAATAAGTTTTTCCCTGTAGTTACAATCTGATGTTTCAAAATAATATTTGCATCAGTCAGATCTATCAAATCCACTTCTTTTCCCAGAAGATCGACTAATTCTATCTTATACTTATATTTTTCCTTAGATTCCATAGAGGTCCCCAATAAAACAGCTATATCTATATCACTTTCTTCTCTATTAATATTTTTCGCATAGGAACCAAACAAATATATTAATTTAGGTTTTTTCTCTAAAAAATAATCGACTATTTTTTCCTGAATGGTCATAAAATCACACTGCCCTTTTTATTTTAAATTTATATTTTTTTATAGTTTAACTATTAATATTATACCATAAACTAATATTTTTAAACTTTTTATCTACTTTCACCGACTAACTAATATAAGCAAATGAAAATAATATTTTTTTCGTTTCTTTCCTTAAATAAAATATAAAATAAAAGCCTCCTAACTGTGTGACTATTACAGCTGGGAGGTCTTTTATTTTTTTGAATATATACTTTGAGTTCACTTCTAAACGCTCCTAATATAAAAAATTAAATGTATCAAAACAAAAAAATCTATAGAACGCGAATCTCTTCGAGATACACAAAAAATCTTTAATTTTCACTGATTTAAAATCTTTTTATCGGTTAAAACCTAAAAACAAAAATTTGTGATCATTTAAGCTTTTTATCCGTGGACGCAAAGTTCTATGTTTTTGTTAAAAAACTAATAGCTACTTTGGTGATGCCCTTTACGGGTAGTGCGACAGTATCAGCGCTCCAATTTCTTTTAGATTATATAAACGAGAATCCTTACACTGAGTACACAGAGGAAAGAAAAGAAAATACACGAAGTTTTATTTACCCTTTGTGAGCTCTAGTTTT
This sequence is a window from Psychrilyobacter atlanticus DSM 19335. Protein-coding genes within it:
- the fdhF gene encoding formate dehydrogenase subunit alpha; translation: MVKITINDKEYSVPENTKVLRACENIGIKIPTFCDDKRLVPTGACRMCVVEIGSGGRTKLQTSCSTDVKEGMVINTDTEKVANARRTILKLLWASHPNECPTCEKSGECKLQDYSYEYGVDIDAIADIQEHRGIPKNKDAKFYSIDSNKCISCNKCVRICSQLQCNDALGLNNRGPHTVVDRASFNGNTNCTECGACVHACPVGCLMPKSKEKFRNWQVQKTQTTCSYCGVGCQLNLVTKDNKVVRIDPVMDKVNNGLYCVKGVFAYNFINHRDRLTTPLIRKDGKLTECSWEEAYEFIDFNRKKTLSEKGGAGFAGLASARTTNEDNYLFQKMVRSGFQTNSIDHCARLUHSSTVAGLATMLGSGAMTNSIEEVVDNDTIFVIGSNTTEAHPVIGASIKQAVRKGAKLIVADPVRIKLAEIADCYLQIQPGSNTALLNGMMNYIIENNLQDQEYIDKKVDNFEFLKKTVKEYTLEKTSEICGVEAELIAKAARIYAESPAAGLYYAMGITQHSTGVNNVKSCVNLALTCGNIGKANAGVNPLRGQNNVQGACDMGALPNKFPGYQNVIDSEAIDKFETAWNTKLSTTNGMRLPEMMDKAANGELGFMYIVGENPMISDPDTHHVTKALKTVDCLVVQDIFLTETAELADVVLPAATFAEKDGTFTNTERRVQRVRRAIDPIGNSKPDWMIFSELLETFGLSPKNKYNNSKDIFEELSSLTPQYNGISYDRIDSLGLQWPCPTKDHPGTKFLHKDKFMKGEKVEFMPVKYIDPIEKATEEYPITMTTGRILEHYHTRTMTMKTDEIDKEFKSSWLSLSPELAEELKIEDKDNIVVESPRGKIFTVANISNDVSGKTVFMPFHFGNGANVLTNGQALDPICSIPELKVTAINISKA
- the hepT gene encoding type VII toxin-antitoxin system HepT family RNase toxin, with translation MEEVILVKIESIEKCLKRIEEKLAMSNFDMEDYDIQDIIVLNLQRACQQSIDLAMFLVAELSLGIPKDSVGAFTLLKEEGIIGEDIFKAMKGMVGFRNVAVHQYQRIDYTIVEIVVKEHLGDFRKYTKALIDRFI
- the mntA gene encoding type VII toxin-antitoxin system MntA family adenylyltransferase antitoxin; this translates as MTIQEKIVDYFLEKKPKLIYLFGSYAKNINREESDIDIAVLLGTSMESKEKYKYKIELVDLLGKEVDLIDLTDANIILKHQIVTTGKNLFCRTKLERDEFKYAVISCYYQYKEDIDIVKKSIKKRGHVWKK